Proteins from a single region of Chanodichthys erythropterus isolate Z2021 chromosome 13, ASM2448905v1, whole genome shotgun sequence:
- the asb12a gene encoding ankyrin repeat and SOCS box protein 12a isoform X1: protein MTISCWLSYCHKNATGSALISRVVGVSQVPHYAWLRPKVHVSPLHAHSDVTSEFVGHQDAAFFLPAGHLRCLQLLLAHGADVDPLDVKAQTPLFTAVCGRYLSCVLALLRAGANPNGSHLNNSSPVLTAAREGDPEILRQLLQHGAEVNARSKVTLWASGVAVCSGPLYLSAIYGHLDCFKMLLLYGADPNYNSPEEKVIGRATQQKTVLELCLRHGCGVEYIQLLIDFGANVYLPTLIIEKSTKQNEAVELLLKERGCPKTLASQCRLAIRRHLIQVNKIHSLDSLEIPPRLINYLEHKSMSSALVY, encoded by the exons ATGACCATTTCCTGTTGGCTGAGCTACTGTCACAAGAACGCTACAGGAAGTGCATTAATCAGCAGAGTGGTTGGGGTATCCCAGGTACCCCATTACGCATGGCTGCGTCCAAAGGTACATGTGTCACCCTTGCATGcgcactctgatgtcacatctgAATTTGTTGGACACCAAGACGCAGCTTTTTTCCTCCCTGCAGGTCACCTGAGATGCCTGCAGTTGCTCCTGGCTCATGGGGCAGATGTGGATCCCCTTGATGTGAAAGCCCAGACTCCTCTTTTCACTGCTGTGTGCGGGCGTTACTTGAGCTGTGTGCTCGCCCTGCTCCGTGCTGGGGCTAATCCGAACGGAAGTCACCTGAACAACAGCTCGCCCGTGCTCACCGCCGCTCGAGAGGGTGACCCGGAGATCCTCCGCCAGCTGCTTCAGCACGGGGCAGAGGTCAACGCCAGGTCAAAGGTGACGCTGTGGGCATCGGGGGTTGCTGTGTGCAGTGGCCCGCTTTACCTGTCAGCCATATATGGACACCTGGACTGCTTCAAAATGTTGCTGTTATATGGGGCGGATCCAAACTATAACAGCCCAGAAGAGAAGGTGATTGGCAGGGCCACGCAGCAGAAGACAGTCCTGGAATTGTGCTTGAGACACGGCTGTGGTGTCGAATATATTCAACTGCTCATTGACTTTGGGGCAAATGTCTACCTGCCGACCCTCATTATAGAGAAGAGCACCAAACAAAATGAAGCTGTTGAGCTGTTGCTGAAAGAGCGAG GGTGTCCAAAGACTCTGGCATCTCAGTGTAGGTTAGCCATTCGTAGACACCTGATACAGGTGAACAAGATTCACTCTTTGGACTCTCTGGAGATTCCACCCAGACTCATCAACTATCTCGAACACAAGTCTATGAGCAGCGCATTAGTTTACTGA
- the asb12a gene encoding ankyrin repeat and SOCS box protein 12a isoform X2 produces the protein MLYLRPVEEDESAIESLELNRAVADDDHFLLAELLSQERYRKCINQQSGWGIPGTPLRMAASKGHLRCLQLLLAHGADVDPLDVKAQTPLFTAVCGRYLSCVLALLRAGANPNGSHLNNSSPVLTAAREGDPEILRQLLQHGAEVNARSKVTLWASGVAVCSGPLYLSAIYGHLDCFKMLLLYGADPNYNSPEEKVIGRATQQKTVLELCLRHGCGVEYIQLLIDFGANVYLPTLIIEKSTKQNEAVELLLKERGCPKTLASQCRLAIRRHLIQVNKIHSLDSLEIPPRLINYLEHKSMSSALVY, from the exons ATGCTCTACCTGCGGCCGGTGGAAGAGGATGAATCTGCTATTGAGAGTCTGGAGCTGAACCGAGCTGTGGCTGACGATGACCATTTCCTGTTGGCTGAGCTACTGTCACAAGAACGCTACAGGAAGTGCATTAATCAGCAGAGTGGTTGGGGTATCCCAGGTACCCCATTACGCATGGCTGCGTCCAAAG GTCACCTGAGATGCCTGCAGTTGCTCCTGGCTCATGGGGCAGATGTGGATCCCCTTGATGTGAAAGCCCAGACTCCTCTTTTCACTGCTGTGTGCGGGCGTTACTTGAGCTGTGTGCTCGCCCTGCTCCGTGCTGGGGCTAATCCGAACGGAAGTCACCTGAACAACAGCTCGCCCGTGCTCACCGCCGCTCGAGAGGGTGACCCGGAGATCCTCCGCCAGCTGCTTCAGCACGGGGCAGAGGTCAACGCCAGGTCAAAGGTGACGCTGTGGGCATCGGGGGTTGCTGTGTGCAGTGGCCCGCTTTACCTGTCAGCCATATATGGACACCTGGACTGCTTCAAAATGTTGCTGTTATATGGGGCGGATCCAAACTATAACAGCCCAGAAGAGAAGGTGATTGGCAGGGCCACGCAGCAGAAGACAGTCCTGGAATTGTGCTTGAGACACGGCTGTGGTGTCGAATATATTCAACTGCTCATTGACTTTGGGGCAAATGTCTACCTGCCGACCCTCATTATAGAGAAGAGCACCAAACAAAATGAAGCTGTTGAGCTGTTGCTGAAAGAGCGAG GGTGTCCAAAGACTCTGGCATCTCAGTGTAGGTTAGCCATTCGTAGACACCTGATACAGGTGAACAAGATTCACTCTTTGGACTCTCTGGAGATTCCACCCAGACTCATCAACTATCTCGAACACAAGTCTATGAGCAGCGCATTAGTTTACTGA
- the shisa2a gene encoding shisa family member 2a, with protein MTSSVSCALFLLISIVLPLSFAVSGEYCHGWTDSFNSWHRGFQCPERFDGEDARYCCGTCVLRYCCTYAEARLDQSTCDTGSESENTDDMRKVTESVPTYLPFVIVVSAFLSFVLVGAVVSICCCQCVKPKASDRPTGPSAAQTSLLESGGPSVDGSTPSRTSTSGSSMTNARPPPSELSVNLYGPMGNTFPTSQSQQYVPPVPQGAPQFYQPYMNYALPPERSMLMAPAFIDSRSAFGQVHGQPFPQAPMHTEPIYPTVTI; from the exons ATGACTTCAAGCGTTTCCTGCGCGCTCTTTCTGTTGATATCAATCGTTCTCCCGTTGTCTTTTGCGGTATCGGGGGAATACTGTCACGGCTGGACGGATTCCTTCAACTCTTGGCACCGGGGATTCCAGTGTCCGGAGCGCTTTGATGGCGAGGACGCGCGCTACTGCTGCGGGACATGCGTGCTCAGGTACTGCTGTACATACGCGGAGGCGCGCCTCGATCAGAGCACTTGCGACACGGGCTCCGAATCTGAAAACACGGATGATATGAGAAAAGTGACAGAAAGTG TACCAACATATCTCCCCTTTGTGATTGTGGTGAGCGCGTTCCTGTCGTTCGTTCTGGTCGGTGCAGTTGTGTCTATCTGTTGCTGCCAGTGTGTGAAACCCAAAGCGAGCGATCGACCAACAGGGCCATCCGCTGCTCAGACCAGCCTGTTGGAGTCTGGAGGACCCTCTGTGGACGGTTCCACCCCATCGCGCACCTCCACTTCAGGCTCCTCCATGACAAACGCTCGCCCTCCACCATCTGAACTCAGCGTTAACCTCTACGGCCCGATGGGAAACACATTTCCAACTTCTCAGTCGCAGCAGTATGTTCCTCCAGTCCCACAGGGAGCGCCACAGTTCTATCAGCCCTACATGAATTATGCTCTCCCCCCAGAACGCAGCATGTTGATGGCCCCAGCGTTCATAGACAGCCGTTCTGCATTTGGGCAGGTACACGGGCAGCCTTTTCCTCAGGCCCCCATGCACACTGAGCCCATCTATCCCACTGTCACTATCTGA
- the zc4h2 gene encoding zinc finger C4H2 domain-containing protein isoform X1, which translates to MADEQEIMCKLENIKEIRNKTIQMEKIKSRLRSEFEALESEEKHLREYKQEMDLLLQEKMAHVEELRLIHADINVMENTIKQSESDLNKLLESTRRLHDEYKPLKEHVDALRMTLGLQRLPDLSQEEEKLSLDYFEKQKAEWQTEPQEPPIPESLAAAAAAAQQLQAARKQDARQTATFRQQPPPMKACLSCHQQIHRNAPICPLCKAKSRSRNPKKPKRKPDE; encoded by the exons ATGGCGGACGAACAAGAGATAATGTGCAAGCTAGAAAACATCAAAGAAATACG GAATAAGACAATTCAAATGGAGAAGATCAAGTCTAGACTGAGGAGCGAATTTGAAGCTCTGGAGTCAGAGGAGAAGCACCTGAGAGAGTACAAACAGGAAATGGACCTTCTGCTGCAGGAGAAAATGGCTCACGTTGAGGAGCTGCGTCTCATACATGCTGACATTAATGTg ATGGAAAACACTATCAAACAGTCTGAGAGTGACTTGAACAAACTGCTGGAGTCAACCAGACGTCTCCATGATGAATACAAGCCCCTGAAAGAACACGTGGACGCCCTGAGGATGACCCTCGGCTTACAGAGACTCCCTGACCTCAGCCAGGAAGAGGAGAAGCTCTCATTGGA TTACTTTGAAAAGCAAAAGGCTGAGTGGCAGACAGAACCCCAGGAACCTCCTATCCCAGAATCCCTAGCAGCAGCAGCGGCTGCAGCCCAGCAGCTTCAAGCTGCACGGAAACAGGACGCCAGGCAGACAGCCACGTTCCGCCAGCAGCCACCACCTATGaag GCTTGTCTGTCCTGCCACCAGCAAATCCATCGGAATGCACCAATCTGTCCTCTCTGCAAAGCCAAAAGTCGCTCACGCAACCCTAAAAAACCTAAGAGAAAACCAGACGAGTGA
- the zc4h2 gene encoding zinc finger C4H2 domain-containing protein isoform X2, translating to MEKIKSRLRSEFEALESEEKHLREYKQEMDLLLQEKMAHVEELRLIHADINVMENTIKQSESDLNKLLESTRRLHDEYKPLKEHVDALRMTLGLQRLPDLSQEEEKLSLDYFEKQKAEWQTEPQEPPIPESLAAAAAAAQQLQAARKQDARQTATFRQQPPPMKACLSCHQQIHRNAPICPLCKAKSRSRNPKKPKRKPDE from the exons ATGGAGAAGATCAAGTCTAGACTGAGGAGCGAATTTGAAGCTCTGGAGTCAGAGGAGAAGCACCTGAGAGAGTACAAACAGGAAATGGACCTTCTGCTGCAGGAGAAAATGGCTCACGTTGAGGAGCTGCGTCTCATACATGCTGACATTAATGTg ATGGAAAACACTATCAAACAGTCTGAGAGTGACTTGAACAAACTGCTGGAGTCAACCAGACGTCTCCATGATGAATACAAGCCCCTGAAAGAACACGTGGACGCCCTGAGGATGACCCTCGGCTTACAGAGACTCCCTGACCTCAGCCAGGAAGAGGAGAAGCTCTCATTGGA TTACTTTGAAAAGCAAAAGGCTGAGTGGCAGACAGAACCCCAGGAACCTCCTATCCCAGAATCCCTAGCAGCAGCAGCGGCTGCAGCCCAGCAGCTTCAAGCTGCACGGAAACAGGACGCCAGGCAGACAGCCACGTTCCGCCAGCAGCCACCACCTATGaag GCTTGTCTGTCCTGCCACCAGCAAATCCATCGGAATGCACCAATCTGTCCTCTCTGCAAAGCCAAAAGTCGCTCACGCAACCCTAAAAAACCTAAGAGAAAACCAGACGAGTGA
- the mtmr8 gene encoding myotubularin-related protein 8: protein MEHIITPKVEYVKLLNRYTEKSSALGTLYLTATHLIYVEQNNNTRKETWVLHHHIASVEKLPLTASGCPLLIRCKTFQLLHLLFQQERDCQEVYQSLLRLSQPVREDELYAFLYNPNQNEEDRRRGWEFINVANDFSRMGLSNEHWEISHLNKNFEICSTYPSILGFPKSASVATVTGSAKFRSRGRLPVLSYYHKDTKAAICRCSQPLSGLNSRCVEDEQMLQVIRQANPNCPFVYVVDTRPKLNAMANRAAGKGYENEDNYSNIRFHFQGIENIHVMRNSLQKLLEVCSMKSPSMSDYLTGLENSGWLRHIKSVMDAGVFLAKAVCEERASVLVHCSDGWDRTAQVCSLACILLDPYYRTIKGLMVLIEKEWISFGHKFSYRCAHLDTDPKEVSPVFTQFLECVWQLSEQFPCVFEFNERYLMEIHNQVYACQYGNFIGNCQKERLEMKLHEKTFSLWPHLLENQHQYRNPLYRRSVENTVLRPSTLPLHFKFWCGMYNHYDRGMHPKQSVLDQLLSLTKKQVEGERTMTELQRQLAVADGVLPDPSGPINTPAEQDSPSEKTPTAPVVQSNGSCAPFINGDTEEVGPGAEKCNEKEEAEPTATEHDLTSSKDKPVSVETEHSKEEVQESH from the exons ATGGAGCACATTATAACGCCAAAG GTGGAGTATGTGAAACTACTGAACAGGTACACTGAAAAGTCCTCAGCTCTGGGCACTCTTTACTTGACCGCTACTCACCTTATCTATGTggaacaaaacaacaacacacgCAAAGAAACATGG GTGCTGCATCATCACATTGCGTCAGTAGAGAAACTTCCTTTAACCGCGTCTGGTTGTCCGCTCCTGATCCGCTGTAAAACCTTCCAGCTGCTTCATCTGTTGTTCCAACAAGAGAGGGATTGTCAGGAGGTCTATCAGTCACTTCTGCGCCTTTCTCAACCAG TCAGAGAAGATGAGCTTTATGCCTTTCTCTATAATCCAAACCAAAACGAGGAGGACAGGAGACGGGGTTGGGAATTCATCAATGTGGCGAACGACTTCAGCAGGATGGGTCTCTCCAATGAACATTGGGAAATTAGCCACCTCAACAAGAACTTTGAG ATCTGTAGCACTTATCCATCTATCCTTGGATTCCCTAAAAGTGCCAGTGTTGCTACGGTAACAGGCAGTGCCAAGTTTAGGAGTCGAGGGCGATTGCCTGTTCTTTCTTACTATCACAAAGATACAAAG GCTGCGATCTGTCGCTGCAGTCAGCCTTTGTCGGGTTTGAACTCTCGCTGTGTAGAAGATGAGCAGATGCTTCAGGTCATCAGACAAGCGAACCCCAACTGCCCTTTTGTATATGtagtggacacacggcctaag TTGAATGCAATGGCAAACCGTGCAGCTGGTAAAGGCTATGAGAATGAGGACAACTACTCCAATATCAGGTTCCACTTTCAAGGAATTGAAAACATCCACGTCATGAGAAACAGCCTCCAAAAACTGCTGGAGG TGTGCTCTATGAAATCCCCTTCCATGAGTGACTATCTGACGGGTTTGGAAAATTCCGGCTGGCTGAGGCACATCAAATCTGTGATGGATGCAGGCGTGTTCCTCGCCAAG GCTGTCTGTGAAGAGAGGGCGAGTGTGTTGGTACATTGCTCTGATGGTTGGGACAGAACGGCTCAGGTGTGCTCTTTGGCTTGCATACTGCTGGACCCATACTACAGAACCATTAAAGGCCTCATG GTTTTGATAGAAAAGGAGTGGATCTCTTTTGGTCATAAGTTCAGTTACAG GTGTGCCCATCTGGACACCGACCCCAAGGAAGTGTCTCCGGTGTTCACCCAGTTCCTGGAGTGCGTGTGGCAGCTGTCAGAACAATTCCCCTGCGTGTTTGAGTTCAATGAACGTTACCTCATGGAAATACACAATCAAGTCTACGCCTGTCAGTACGGAAACTTCATCGGCAACTGCCAGAAAGAGCGGCTTGAAATGAA GTTGCATGAAAAGACGTTTTCATTGTGGCCACATCTTCTGGAGAACCAGCATCAGTATCGAAACCCTTTGTACCGGCGCTCAGTAGAGAACACGGTTCTCAGACCAAGCACTTTACCCCTGCACTTCAA ATTCTGGTGTGGGATGTATAACCACTATGACAGAGGCATGCATCCAAAACAGTCTGTTCTAGACCAGCTGCTGTCCCTTACAAAGAAGCAGGTAGAAGGAGAAAGAACCATGACTGAATTACAGCGA CAGCTGGCTGTTGCAGATGGAGTTCTCCCTGATCCATCTGGACCAATCAACACACCTGCAGAACAGGACAGTCCAAGTGAGAAGACTCCCACTGCTCCTGTTGTCCAATCAAATGGAAGCTGTGCTCCTTTCATTAATGGTGACACAGAGGAGGTGGGACCAGGAGCTGAAAAGTGCAATGAGAAAGAAGAGGCAGAGCCAACAGCCACCGAACACGATCTGACCTCCTCTAAGGACAAACCTGTTTCTGTGGAAACAGAACATTCCAAAGAGGAGGTACAAGAATCCCATTGA